One genomic segment of Theobroma cacao cultivar B97-61/B2 chromosome 6, Criollo_cocoa_genome_V2, whole genome shotgun sequence includes these proteins:
- the LOC18595199 gene encoding NADPH-dependent pterin aldehyde reductase has protein sequence MTTASFSGSNGAAKTVLVTGVSKGLGRALALELSKRGHTVIGCSRAQEKLNSLQSELAAPDRHLLLNVDVRSNSSVEELARLVMEKKVVPDIIVNNAGTINKNNRIWEVPAEEFDTVIDTNVKGVANVMRHFIPLMIPKRQGIIVNMSSGWGRSGAALVAPYCASKWAIEGLSKAVAKEMPDGFAVVALSPGVINTEMLQSCFGSSASGYQTPEAWSFKAATMILNLTAADNGASLTV, from the exons ATGACGACGGCGTCGTTTAGCGGGTCTAACGGAGCGGCTAAGACGGTTTTGGTAACTGGAGTGAGCAAAGGGCTGGGGAGAGCCTTAGCCCTCGAGCTTTCCAAGAGAGGCCACACGGTTATCGGGTGCTCCCGCGCCCAGGAAAAACTCAACTCCCTCCAATCGGAGCTCGCCGCCCCCGACCGTCACCTTCTCCTCAATGTCGACGTG AGGTCGAATAGCAGCGTCGAGGAGCTAGCTCGGTTAGTAATGGAAAAGAAGGTTGTTCCAGACATAATCG TAAATAATGCAGGTACAATCAATAAAAACAACAGAATTTGGGAGGTACCAGCAGAAGAGTTTGATACTGTGATTGATACAAATGTTAAAGGGGTTGCAAATGTGATGCGTCACTTTATCCCTTTGATGATTCCAAAAAGGCAAGGGATTATTGTTAATATGTCTTCTGGATGGGGAAGATCTGGTGCTGCCCTG GTTGCACCATACTGTGCATCAAAGTGGGCTATTGAGGGTTTAAGTAAAGCGGTGGCAAAGGAAATGCCTGATGGCTTTGCTGTTGTAGCACTTAGTCCAGGTGTGATAAATACTGAGATGCTTCAATCTTGCTTTGGAAGTTCAGCCTCAGGATATCAGACACCTGAAGCATG GTCTTTTAAGGCAGCTACAATGATCCTCAATCTTACAGCAGCAGACAATGGTGCATCCCTGACTGTCTGA
- the LOC18595198 gene encoding mitogen-activated protein kinase kinase 5, which produces MRPINQQPQPPAGGFSSNFSSSSSSSSAHRSRPRRRADLTLPLPQRDPSFAVPLPLPPSNNSATSASNANATAVQQVNFSELDRVNRVGSGTGGTVYKVLHRPSSRAFALKVIYGNHEESVRRQIRREIEILRDVDHPNVVKCHEMYDHNGEIQVLLEFMDGGSLEGTHIPQESNLSDLARQILSGLNYLHRRHIVHRDIKPSNLLINFKKRVKIADFGVSRILDQTMDACNSSVGTIAYMSPERINTDLNHGRYDGYAGDIWSLGVSILEFYLGRFPFAVGRQGDWASLMCAICMSQPPEAPPSASYEFRHFISCCLQRDPARRWTAAQLLQHPFVVRGIPGQNHAAQNLHQLLPPPPPLST; this is translated from the coding sequence ATGAGACCGATTAATCAACAACCACAACCACCGGCAGGTGGGTTTTCCTCCAACTTCTCCTCATCATCGTCGTCATCATCAGCCCATAGGAGTCGTCCACGTAGAAGAGCCGACCTAACCTTACCGCTTCCCCAACGCGACCCTTCTTTCGCCGTCCCTCTTCCGCTTCCGCCGTCCAACAACTCCGCTACATCGGCCTCCAACGCGAACGCGACGGCCGTTCAGCAAGTCAACTTCTCGGAACTCGACCGGGTCAACCGGGTAGGGAGCGGCACGGGGGGCACCGTCTACAAAGTCCTCCACCGCCCTTCGTCTCGCGCTTTTGCCCTCAAGGTCATCTATGGGAACCATGAAGAGTCCGTTCGGCGTCAGATCCGCAGGGAGATCGAGATCCTTCGTGACGTGGACCACCCCAACGTGGTCAAATGCCACGAAATGTACGATCACAACGGCGAAATCCAGGTTCTTTTGGAATTCATGGACGGCGGATCTTTGGAAGGGACCCACATACCTCAGGAGTCCAACTTATCAGATCTAGCCCGACAAATCTTGAGCGGGCTCAACTACCTTCACCGGCGACACATAGTCCACCGCGACATAAAACCCTCGAATCTGTTAATCAACTTCAAGAAGAGGGTGAAAATCGCTGATTTTGGGGTGAGCCGAATCTTGGATCAAACCATGGACGCATGTAATTCATCGGTTGGGACTATAGCCTACATGAGTCCGGAAAGGATCAACACGGATTTGAACCATGGGCGGTACGATGGATACGCTGGGGATATTTGGAGTTTGGGTGTCAGCATATTGGAATTCTATTTGGGGAGGTTCCCTTTTGCGGTTGGTAGACAAGGGGATTGGGCTAGTCTTATGTGTGCTATTTGTATGTCTCAGCCGCCGGAGGCGCCGCCCAGTGCTTCCTATGAGTTTAGGCATTTTATCTCTTGTTGTTTGCAGAGGGATCCCGCCAGGAGATGGACGGCGGCCCAGTTGTTGCAGCATCCTTTCGTAGTCAGAGGAATACCAGGCCAGAATCATGCTGCTCAGAATCTACACCAGTTATTGCCTCCTCCACCTCCTCTTTCTACTTAG